A stretch of Brassica rapa cultivar Chiifu-401-42 chromosome A08, CAAS_Brap_v3.01, whole genome shotgun sequence DNA encodes these proteins:
- the LOC103834394 gene encoding arginine decarboxylase 2: MPALACVDTTAFPPPPPSLLSDASCRWNSSLSAALYRIDGWGAPYFTANTSGNISIRPHGSNTLPHQDIDLLKVVKKVTDPKPLGGLGLQLPVIVRFPDVLKNRLECLQSAFDFAVQSQGYGSHYQGVYPVKCNQDRFVVEDIVKFGSGFRFGLEAGSKPEILLAMSCLVKGNREAFLVCNGFKDVEYISLALLGRKLALNTVIVLEQEEELDLVIDLSRKMNVRPVIGLRAKLRTKHSGHFGSTSGEKGKFGLTSTQIVRVVRKLRESCMLDCLQLLHFHIGSQIPSTGLLSDGVGEAAQLYCELVRLGAGMKVIDVGGGLGIDYDGSKSGDSDLSVGYTLEEYAEAVVASVRSVCDRRSVKHPVICSESGRAIVSHHSVLIFEAVSAAKPMAQEAHQVNHDDIQFLLECDEARVDYEDLYAAVMRGDQESCLLYVDKLKQRCVDGFKEGVLSIEQLASVDGLCEWVLKAIGASDPVQTYNINLSVFTSIPDLWGIDQLFPIVPIHKLDQRPGTRGVLSDLTCDSDGKIDKFIGGESSLPLHELDGGGGRYFLGMFLGGAYEEALGGVHNLFGGPSVVRVSQSDGPHSFAVTRAMPGQSSADVLRAVQHEPEIMFQSLKHRAEKLMHTKGGGEDEDDEELNNVVACLDRSFNNMPYLATEPASMSNSLSAAISNLGFYYSDEDGFDYLSA; this comes from the coding sequence TTCACCGCCAACACCTCCGGCAACATCTCCATCCGTCCTCACGGATCCAACACTTTGCCTCACCAAGACATCGATCTCTTGAAAGTTGTTAAGAAGGTAACGGATCCTAAGCCGTTAGGCGGTTTGGGATTGCAGCTCCCGGTTATCGTCCGGTTCCCCGACGTTTTAAAAAACCGGCTCGAGTGTCTCCAGTCCGCGTTCGATTTCGCGGTTCAGAGCCAGGGGTACGGTTCTCATTACCAGGGCGTGTATCCGGTTAAGTGCAACCAAGACCGGTTCGTGGTGGAGGATATTGTGAAATTCGGATCTGGTTTCCGGTTCGGTTTGGAAGCTGGGTCTAAACCGGAGATTCTCCTCGCTATGAGCTGTTTGGTTAAAGGTAACCGCGAGGCTTTTCTTGTGTGTAACGGTTTTAAAGACGTTGAGTATATATCTTTGGCTCTGCTCGGGAGGAAGCTTGCGTTGAACACTGTGATTGTGCTTGAGCAAGAGGAAGAGCTTGATTTGGTTATTGATCTGAGTCGGAAGATGAACGTGAGGCCTGTGATTGGGTTACGAGCTAAGCTGAGGACCAAACACTCTGGTCATTTCGGATCAACGTCTGGTGAGAAGGGCAAGTTTGGTTTGACTAGTACTCAGATTGTTCGTGTTGTGAGGAAGCTTAGGGAAAGTTGTATGCTTGATTGTCTCCAGCTTCTGCATTTCCACATTGGGTCGCAGATTCCATCGACGGGTTTGCTCTCTGACGGTGTTGGGGAAGCTGCTCAGCTTTACTGCGAGCTCGTGCGTCTCGGTGCGGGTATGAAGGTTATTGATGTTGGTGGCGGTTTGGGGATTGATTACGACGGGTCTAAGTCTGGAGACTCTGATCTCTCTGTTGGTTATACTCTCGAGGAGTATGCTGAAGCTGTTGTGGCTTCTGTTCGGTCTGTATGCGACCGGAGATCCGTGAAGCATCCTGTGATATGCAGCGAGAGCGGAAGAGCGATCGTCTCTCATCACTCCGTGTTGATCTTCGAGGCTGTTTCCGCGGCTAAACCAATGGCTCAGGAGGCTCATCAGGTGAACCACGATGATATTCAGTTTCTGCTTGAATGTGACGAGGCGAGAGTTGATTACGAGGATCTATACGCTGCTGTGATGCGTGGGGACCAAGAAAGCTGCCTCCTTTACGTGGACAAGCTGAAGCAGAGATGTGTTGACGGTTTCAAGGAAGGTGTTTTGAGCATCGAGCAGTTGGCTTCTGTTGATGGGTTATGCGAGTGGGTGTTGAAGGCTATAGGCGCGTCTGATCCGGTTCAGACTTACAATATCAACCTTTCGGTTTTCACTTCGATTCCTGACCTCTGGGGGATTGATCAGCTGTTTCCTATAGTTCCTATCCATAAGCTCGACCAAAGGCCAGGGACTCGCGGGGTCTTGTCGGATTTGACGTGTGACAGCGATGGGAAGATTGATAAGTTCATAGGCGGAGAGTCCAGCTTGCCGTTGCATGAGCTAGACGGTGGAGGAGGAAGGTACTTTTTGGGTATGTTCCTTGGAGGGGCGTATGAGGAGGCGCTAGGTGGAGTTCACAATTTGTTTGGCGGGCCAAGCGTTGTCAGGGTGTCTCAGAGCGATGGACCGCATAGCTTTGCAGTGACCCGAGCCATGCCTGGTCAGTCATCTGCGGATGTTCTCCGAGCGGTGCAGCATGAGCCTGAGATAATGTTTCAGAGTCTAAAGCACAGAGCAGAGAAGCTGATGCATACCAAAGGTGGTGgcgaagatgaagatgatgaggaatTGAACAACGTTGTGGCTTGTCTTGATCGTTCCTTCAACAACATGCCGTATCTCGCGACTGAGCCGGCATCTATGAGTAACTCTCTTTCAGCTGCGATTAGTAACCTTGGCTTTTATTACAGCGACGAAGACGGCTTCGACTACCTTTCCGCGTGA